A genome region from Fodinibius salicampi includes the following:
- a CDS encoding sodium:solute symporter — translation MSALDLTIIALYLLFITWRGFQEAQTHNTTDDFFLADHTLSWPLIGLSLYATNISISSIIGLAGSGYKTGISVFNYEWTGSVILVLFAIFIVPYYLRHQLITMPEFLERRYDSRSRTYFSFISIAINVFIDIAGSLYASSLFLKGIFPEIDLYVFIIGMAMVSGLYTVAGGLRAVVITDSIQAILLTFGSIAVAAIVYNEVGSWNEIQQQIAPEFLSLIRPLDDEVIPWPTLLISLPILGFYFACSNQYMVQRVLGAKSIDAGRKGVIFAAALKLPLLFIIVLPATLGRIIYPDLANPNLIFPELMLDFLPAGILGIVLTGFVAALMSSIDSALTAASSIATLDLYKKVRPGSSQKHLIKVGKVFILVAVFAASLWAPFINQFPTLWEYLQAVLSYISPPVVTCFIFGLFWSKATANSSFYSLILGGLMGIFLMINNYFYHFVPPIHYLYSATIIFIFSSAVMIITSIFTKNKVKHSIPGSVWQLSLTGTLSLSKKNPWYRSYQFYGALVCFIIVLIVYLFR, via the coding sequence TTGTCAGCTCTAGATCTTACAATCATTGCATTATATCTCCTGTTTATAACCTGGAGGGGATTTCAGGAAGCCCAAACTCATAACACGACGGATGATTTCTTCTTAGCTGATCATACCCTAAGCTGGCCGCTAATCGGACTCTCCCTTTACGCCACCAATATCTCGATCAGTAGTATTATTGGCTTAGCCGGCAGTGGCTATAAAACCGGTATTTCGGTTTTTAATTATGAGTGGACAGGCTCCGTCATCCTTGTGCTTTTCGCTATCTTTATTGTACCCTATTATCTCAGGCACCAGCTCATTACCATGCCTGAATTCCTGGAACGGAGGTATGATTCCCGGTCACGCACCTATTTTTCATTTATTTCTATCGCCATCAATGTATTTATTGATATTGCCGGTTCATTGTATGCCAGCAGTCTTTTTCTTAAAGGTATTTTCCCGGAAATCGACCTTTATGTCTTTATTATAGGGATGGCTATGGTCTCTGGCTTATACACGGTAGCCGGAGGACTTCGCGCCGTTGTAATAACTGATAGTATTCAGGCTATTCTGCTTACATTCGGTTCGATAGCGGTTGCTGCCATTGTATATAATGAGGTCGGTTCATGGAATGAAATCCAACAACAGATTGCTCCCGAATTTCTAAGTCTTATCCGTCCGTTGGATGATGAGGTCATTCCTTGGCCTACCCTTTTGATTAGCCTGCCCATACTTGGTTTCTACTTTGCCTGTTCAAACCAATATATGGTTCAGCGCGTACTTGGTGCAAAATCTATTGATGCCGGACGTAAAGGAGTAATTTTTGCAGCGGCTCTTAAACTGCCCCTGTTATTTATTATTGTCCTCCCTGCAACACTTGGACGAATTATTTATCCAGACCTAGCAAACCCCAACCTAATATTTCCAGAGCTGATGCTGGACTTTCTACCCGCCGGTATCCTGGGGATTGTCTTAACGGGTTTTGTAGCGGCTCTGATGTCGAGTATCGATTCTGCACTTACCGCGGCTTCAAGTATCGCCACACTAGATCTTTATAAAAAAGTTCGTCCCGGAAGCAGCCAGAAACACCTAATAAAGGTAGGAAAAGTATTTATCCTCGTAGCCGTTTTTGCTGCCTCATTATGGGCTCCTTTTATAAATCAATTCCCAACGCTCTGGGAATACTTACAAGCGGTGCTGTCTTATATAAGTCCGCCCGTAGTGACGTGTTTTATATTTGGCTTATTTTGGAGCAAGGCTACTGCAAACAGCTCCTTCTATTCATTAATCTTAGGTGGATTGATGGGAATATTCTTAATGATCAATAACTACTTTTATCATTTTGTACCTCCTATTCATTATCTCTATTCTGCCACTATTATATTCATCTTCAGCTCGGCTGTGATGATAATCACCAGCATTTTTACGAAAAACAAAGTAAAGCATAGCATTCCGGGCAGCGTGTGGCAACTTTCGCTGACCGGAACGCTATCGCTGAGCAAAAAAAATCCATGGTACCGAAGCTATCAGTTTTACGGGGCCCTCGTCTGTTTTATTATTGTTCTCATCGTCTATCTCTTCCGGTAA
- a CDS encoding PH domain-containing protein, with product MADQSKDKVITLGISWKNHFLGYALSVLLIPLFGIGLLGLYWVYKRQKRITYRVSDTQISSRDSQYQRNVDLVNIDKVEVQQNWLQAKLNVGDLELHTSATSMTLYGMENPYNLKGLLDRAIAEQKRLQKQQKQTKTPEPDTKPGTKDRMDYLTGLWQQGLVSNEEFEKERKHFE from the coding sequence ATGGCTGATCAATCGAAAGATAAGGTTATAACGCTGGGTATCAGTTGGAAAAATCATTTTCTGGGCTATGCACTTTCCGTGCTTCTTATCCCCTTGTTTGGGATCGGACTCCTGGGATTGTATTGGGTCTATAAAAGACAGAAACGTATCACCTACCGCGTTTCTGATACCCAAATAAGTTCGCGGGACAGTCAATACCAGCGCAATGTCGATCTCGTAAATATAGACAAGGTTGAGGTCCAACAAAACTGGCTGCAAGCGAAACTAAACGTGGGTGACCTCGAGCTTCACACTTCCGCCACCTCCATGACGCTATATGGGATGGAAAATCCCTATAACCTCAAGGGACTGCTGGATCGGGCTATAGCTGAGCAAAAGAGACTCCAGAAACAACAAAAACAAACAAAAACACCGGAACCCGATACGAAACCGGGAACTAAAGATCGTATGGACTACCTGACGGGTCTTTGGCAACAGGGCTTGGTATCCAACGAAGAGTTTGAAAAAGAACGCAAACACTTTGAGTAA
- the ccsA gene encoding cytochrome c biogenesis protein CcsA, with amino-acid sequence MSLKPWKYIVAVWLTVVIAAGFLIPIPEIDILQESARNLFLHVPMWFTMAVCFAGGFIYSIKYLNNPDPATDFKAESLTQVGLLFGICGLITGSIWARFTWGSWWTFAEPRMNLSALAMMIYVAYFVLRTAFDNPEQRAKIAAVFNVFAATTIPFLLYIIPRQLPSLHPGAEGNPAFSEITAPELRYVFYPAVIGFVALSIWLYDILYRYKKVKYQLEQQRA; translated from the coding sequence ATGAGTTTGAAACCCTGGAAATATATTGTTGCTGTATGGCTGACGGTTGTTATTGCAGCCGGCTTTCTGATTCCTATTCCTGAAATTGATATTTTACAGGAATCAGCCCGCAACCTCTTTCTGCATGTGCCCATGTGGTTTACCATGGCTGTCTGTTTTGCCGGGGGATTTATTTATAGCATTAAATATTTGAACAACCCTGATCCTGCAACAGACTTTAAAGCTGAGTCTTTGACACAGGTGGGACTATTATTTGGTATCTGTGGCTTGATTACCGGCTCAATATGGGCACGGTTTACCTGGGGTTCCTGGTGGACTTTTGCCGAACCGCGCATGAATCTGTCTGCGCTGGCAATGATGATATATGTAGCCTATTTTGTGCTCCGAACGGCTTTTGATAATCCTGAACAGCGGGCCAAGATAGCTGCAGTTTTTAATGTTTTTGCGGCTACGACCATACCTTTTTTACTTTATATAATACCGCGTCAGCTACCCAGTCTGCATCCGGGAGCGGAGGGCAACCCCGCTTTTAGTGAAATTACAGCCCCGGAACTGCGATACGTCTTTTATCCTGCAGTTATAGGGTTTGTAGCCCTTTCGATTTGGCTGTACGATATTTTGTATCGCTACAAGAAAGTAAAGTATCAACTTGAACAACAACGAGCATGA
- a CDS encoding cytochrome c maturation protein CcmE, with product MKPKLILGIIAIVGFTSLLMYNFGNSISTYVNFEQAVEMNNAHVVGSWDDSKDYGFSMESKQFSFYMEDEDGNIRRVVYPKAKPNNFEEADQLVVIGEMQGEVFYADEMLMKCPSKYNNADEAEFEKAMPANS from the coding sequence ATGAAACCTAAGTTGATTCTTGGCATTATCGCCATCGTTGGTTTTACATCGTTATTGATGTACAACTTCGGAAACAGCATCAGTACCTACGTTAATTTTGAACAGGCCGTAGAAATGAATAATGCCCATGTAGTTGGCAGCTGGGATGATTCCAAAGATTATGGTTTCTCCATGGAGTCTAAACAGTTTTCATTCTATATGGAAGATGAGGATGGAAATATACGTCGTGTGGTATATCCCAAAGCTAAGCCTAATAACTTCGAAGAGGCCGATCAGCTAGTGGTAATCGGTGAGATGCAGGGTGAAGTTTTTTATGCCGATGAAATGCTGATGAAGTGCCCCTCCAAGTATAATAATGCTGATGAGGCGGAATTTGAAAAGGCAATGCCTGCTAACAGTTAA
- a CDS encoding heme lyase CcmF/NrfE family subunit, whose amino-acid sequence MIKFFGEFFVNAAFLTSILAAIGYFVYSQREEKRYLKVSNWLFGIQGLFLLVASGLLLYIILTHQFNFYYVYNYTSSDLQLRYLISAFWGGQEGSFMLWILFSIFIGFGLMKWAREPYRGPVLFFLTLTQVFLFSMIAGIPFGDFTLGASPFRTLAEAMPNAPFLQSNPDFVPQDGKGLNDLLKSPWMMIHPPILFVGFAMMTVPYCFAMAALWKRKYNEWVGPALPWTLGANVALLTAIFLGGYWAYVTLSFGGYWAWDPVENASFVPWLLGTAGIHTMIIQRKSSTSQKASIVFAILAYVAIVYETFLTRSGVLSDSSVHSFVDLGLYNQLVVFMAAVTFIGLGLFIYRYKELPKQEKESKLLSREFMTFAGAMMLFLIGLVIILGTSSPIIGRLFVDNPTPPEVSFYNDWTMPMAMIAAIMTVLGQYLFWKRQDGESLAHDLTLPVALTCVVTLVSIFMGEVRNLYYMLFLLTAWFAVIGNVIIMIRLARKKPMLIGGTLSHVGFGVLLLGILASSAYNANLLDDATKRYNAAIKNGEITDEQGFRKTQTVDFLELELNEPKVINDKYRVTYEGYTLKNQERPGQQEYKIKFEPAGGEGQQFTLNPQVYPMLSSSTAQEIQWSVDPDVRSGLFSDIYLYVSGSSFVERKNEQAKQQGNNTASASGGMEDSVAVQKIKLERGDSTSVGPFDIVLRDYRQVEDQQLQDSTVVAVRAYIDIAQRGSDNSRVIDPLYSIYVENGQNWSYAPPQQIPEYNGTVQFSSIDPTTGEVELTFRGVKEEVEEEWVLLVAEEKPFISIVWFGTFLLMGGFSISIFRHWDRERKKS is encoded by the coding sequence ATGATTAAGTTTTTCGGAGAGTTTTTTGTCAATGCGGCTTTTTTGACCTCAATTCTGGCCGCTATTGGCTACTTTGTGTATTCCCAAAGAGAGGAGAAACGGTATCTGAAGGTCTCTAACTGGTTGTTTGGTATTCAGGGCCTTTTTTTGCTGGTGGCTTCAGGTTTGCTACTCTATATTATTCTTACCCATCAGTTTAATTTTTATTATGTATATAATTATACCAGCAGCGACCTACAGCTAAGATACCTTATTTCAGCCTTTTGGGGTGGACAGGAGGGAAGTTTCATGCTCTGGATCCTGTTCTCTATCTTTATTGGGTTCGGACTGATGAAATGGGCCCGTGAACCTTATAGAGGTCCCGTACTTTTCTTCTTAACATTGACTCAGGTTTTCCTTTTTTCAATGATCGCCGGTATCCCATTTGGGGACTTTACACTGGGAGCATCCCCATTCCGGACGCTGGCAGAAGCCATGCCTAATGCACCTTTTTTACAGTCTAATCCTGATTTCGTACCCCAGGATGGAAAGGGACTCAATGACCTGTTAAAGAGTCCCTGGATGATGATTCATCCCCCTATCCTTTTTGTCGGTTTTGCGATGATGACCGTGCCTTACTGTTTTGCAATGGCGGCTCTGTGGAAACGCAAGTACAACGAGTGGGTTGGTCCCGCTTTGCCGTGGACGCTCGGCGCAAATGTGGCATTGTTAACCGCTATTTTTTTGGGCGGATACTGGGCATATGTGACGCTTTCCTTTGGCGGTTATTGGGCTTGGGATCCGGTAGAGAATGCTTCCTTTGTTCCCTGGCTGCTTGGCACAGCGGGCATCCATACCATGATTATCCAGCGAAAGAGCTCAACGTCTCAAAAGGCTTCCATTGTTTTTGCGATACTGGCTTATGTAGCCATTGTATATGAAACTTTTTTAACCCGTTCGGGCGTATTGTCCGATTCTTCAGTCCACAGCTTTGTTGATTTGGGGCTGTATAATCAGCTGGTCGTTTTTATGGCGGCTGTAACGTTTATAGGATTAGGACTTTTTATCTACCGGTACAAAGAATTGCCCAAGCAGGAAAAGGAGTCGAAGCTGCTTAGCCGGGAATTTATGACCTTTGCAGGCGCGATGATGCTGTTTCTCATCGGTTTGGTCATTATTCTTGGAACGAGTTCCCCTATTATCGGTCGACTATTCGTAGATAATCCTACCCCGCCGGAAGTCAGTTTCTATAATGATTGGACCATGCCGATGGCTATGATTGCAGCCATAATGACGGTATTGGGTCAGTATCTCTTTTGGAAGCGACAGGATGGGGAATCTCTTGCCCATGATCTCACGCTGCCGGTTGCGCTGACCTGCGTGGTCACTTTAGTCAGTATCTTTATGGGGGAAGTGCGTAACTTATATTATATGCTCTTTTTACTGACGGCCTGGTTTGCCGTAATAGGTAACGTTATCATTATGATTCGGCTGGCCAGAAAGAAACCAATGCTTATTGGCGGGACCCTTTCACATGTGGGGTTTGGAGTGCTTTTGCTGGGTATTTTGGCTTCTTCAGCCTATAATGCTAATCTTCTGGATGATGCCACCAAGAGATATAATGCTGCGATTAAAAATGGAGAAATCACGGACGAGCAGGGATTCCGGAAAACCCAAACCGTTGACTTTTTGGAATTGGAGCTTAATGAACCCAAAGTAATTAATGATAAATACCGGGTTACTTACGAAGGATATACATTAAAAAACCAGGAGCGACCGGGTCAGCAGGAATATAAAATTAAGTTTGAACCAGCTGGTGGCGAAGGGCAGCAGTTTACGTTAAATCCGCAGGTATATCCTATGTTGAGCTCGTCGACTGCCCAGGAGATCCAATGGTCGGTGGATCCGGATGTACGCAGCGGTTTATTTAGTGATATTTATCTGTATGTATCGGGAAGTTCTTTTGTAGAAAGAAAGAATGAACAGGCCAAACAGCAGGGAAATAATACAGCATCGGCTTCCGGAGGCATGGAGGATAGCGTGGCTGTCCAGAAAATTAAATTAGAGCGAGGAGACAGTACCTCCGTAGGTCCCTTTGATATTGTCTTGCGGGATTACCGGCAGGTTGAGGACCAGCAGCTTCAGGACAGTACCGTTGTGGCGGTACGAGCCTATATTGATATAGCCCAACGGGGCAGTGATAACAGTAGAGTTATTGATCCCCTTTATTCCATATATGTGGAGAACGGCCAAAACTGGTCGTATGCGCCCCCACAACAGATACCCGAGTATAATGGTACCGTGCAGTTCAGCAGTATCGATCCTACAACCGGTGAGGTAGAACTTACTTTCCGGGGAGTAAAGGAAGAGGTTGAGGAAGAGTGGGTGCTGTTGGTAGCAGAGGAAAAGCCGTTCATTTCGATCGTTTGGTTTGGAACATTCCTGTTGATGGGAGGATTCAGCATATCCATCTTCCGGCATTGGGATAGAGAACGAAAGAAAAGTTAG
- the truA gene encoding tRNA pseudouridine(38-40) synthase TruA — MPRYKLIIEYLGTAYSGWQKQPNAVTVEETIESALERITGEPVDIIGQGRTDSGVHAEAQTAHVDFPEPIDKDELLYALVGVLPKDVAVWDMEKVSLDFHARFDATYRRYRYCIARRPRPLFKDTTTTEFRELDIEAMNYCADLIEGTHNFDSFTKPDNQNPSSECEVSHSTLEESEGTLIYRIQANRFVRHLVRRLVGTMLQVGLGKRPVEEFEDMLLNPSKHKNGHGAPAMGLILEKVGYKKV, encoded by the coding sequence ATGCCGCGTTATAAGTTAATTATTGAGTATCTGGGAACTGCTTATAGCGGTTGGCAAAAGCAACCGAATGCGGTGACAGTCGAAGAAACAATAGAGTCGGCCTTGGAGCGCATTACAGGTGAGCCGGTCGATATTATTGGTCAGGGCCGAACCGACAGCGGAGTCCATGCCGAAGCCCAAACAGCCCACGTTGATTTTCCGGAACCCATAGACAAGGATGAGCTTCTTTATGCTCTGGTAGGAGTACTTCCAAAAGATGTTGCGGTGTGGGATATGGAAAAGGTTTCTCTTGATTTTCACGCCCGTTTCGATGCAACTTATCGCCGATATCGCTACTGTATTGCCCGTCGGCCCCGTCCATTGTTTAAAGATACGACGACCACTGAATTTCGTGAACTGGATATAGAAGCCATGAACTATTGTGCTGATTTAATTGAAGGCACACATAATTTTGATAGCTTCACCAAACCAGATAATCAAAATCCCAGTTCGGAATGCGAGGTAAGTCATTCTACTCTCGAAGAATCAGAGGGTACGTTAATATATCGGATACAAGCTAACCGCTTTGTACGCCACTTGGTACGGCGGTTAGTGGGGACGATGCTACAGGTTGGTTTGGGAAAGCGTCCAGTAGAGGAGTTTGAGGATATGTTGTTGAATCCAAGTAAACATAAAAACGGACACGGGGCCCCGGCCATGGGTTTAATCCTGGAAAAGGTTGGATATAAAAAAGTTTGA
- a CDS encoding formate/nitrite transporter family protein translates to METDSIKEQIDQSQSGAPAGGRAVRDIFSTDEIFHRIVATADEDFSRSTRLLFLSGLAAGLSIGLTFVARSAMTSAVGPESSLFLGNMLYPLGFILIVAGKYQLFTENTLTPVTHVLTRIASIPALMRVWGVVLFANVVGAGALAYVLANTGIFAAEVAEVARGFGEHALSVSWHDLFWKGVLAGWIVASMVWLTHAVRDAMARIAIVFILMYLIPIADLFHCIIGACEVLYLIFQGLAGWGEFGYFFSAVTLGNTVGGVILVAMLNYSQTRQSRFPDRDCGQLELTWKEWLFGRNTILPDFIRRPHSNHDQKEETEDTLQPPVIEEDHQRGNPDAEITLLQYGDYECETSLRIYKMVDNIMQDEDGDIRYIYRHLPLSRRHPHAENAGMAAEAAADQGKFWEMHDELFDHQNHLEDENLLKCARHINLDTERFQKEMYAEKNRKRVLEDRRSGVRSGVSDTNNLFINGQRFDKAMEKENIQREIERIKMTLTSEV, encoded by the coding sequence ATGGAGACAGACAGTATTAAAGAACAAATTGACCAGTCCCAAAGTGGTGCTCCAGCAGGAGGACGGGCTGTACGTGATATATTTTCAACAGATGAAATTTTTCATCGCATTGTAGCCACAGCTGATGAGGATTTTAGCCGTTCTACTCGTCTTCTTTTTTTGAGTGGCTTGGCTGCAGGATTGTCCATTGGTCTTACGTTTGTAGCTCGTTCTGCGATGACGAGTGCTGTAGGGCCAGAGTCTTCTTTGTTCCTTGGAAACATGTTATACCCACTGGGATTTATACTAATTGTAGCCGGTAAATATCAGCTGTTTACCGAAAATACGCTTACTCCGGTTACGCATGTGCTCACGCGGATTGCCAGCATACCGGCGCTAATGCGAGTTTGGGGCGTTGTGCTATTTGCAAATGTAGTAGGTGCAGGGGCCTTGGCATATGTATTGGCCAATACTGGGATCTTTGCAGCCGAAGTTGCCGAAGTGGCCCGGGGCTTTGGAGAACACGCCCTGAGTGTATCCTGGCATGATCTGTTCTGGAAAGGCGTATTAGCCGGATGGATTGTAGCCTCGATGGTATGGCTGACCCACGCCGTAAGAGATGCTATGGCTCGTATCGCTATTGTTTTTATCCTTATGTATCTCATTCCTATAGCTGATTTATTCCATTGTATTATTGGTGCGTGTGAGGTGCTTTATTTGATTTTCCAGGGATTAGCAGGATGGGGCGAGTTCGGATATTTCTTTTCCGCAGTTACGCTTGGTAATACAGTGGGTGGAGTAATATTGGTGGCTATGCTTAATTATTCGCAAACACGGCAGAGTCGCTTTCCTGATAGGGACTGTGGTCAGTTAGAGCTTACATGGAAAGAATGGCTATTTGGTCGTAATACAATATTGCCGGATTTTATTCGTCGCCCGCATTCCAATCATGATCAGAAAGAAGAAACGGAGGATACACTGCAGCCCCCTGTCATTGAAGAAGACCATCAGCGTGGAAACCCGGATGCGGAAATTACTCTCTTACAGTATGGGGATTATGAGTGTGAAACCAGTCTTAGAATCTATAAGATGGTAGATAATATAATGCAGGATGAAGATGGGGACATCCGATATATTTATCGTCACCTTCCGCTTAGCCGACGACATCCGCATGCCGAAAACGCGGGCATGGCGGCAGAGGCGGCTGCCGACCAAGGCAAATTTTGGGAAATGCATGACGAACTGTTTGACCATCAAAATCATCTGGAAGATGAAAACCTGCTGAAATGTGCCCGTCACATAAATCTGGATACTGAACGATTTCAAAAAGAAATGTATGCCGAAAAAAACAGGAAGCGCGTGCTGGAGGACCGGCGCTCCGGAGTACGTAGTGGAGTGAGCGATACTAATAATCTGTTTATCAATGGGCAGCGATTCGACAAAGCGATGGAAAAAGAGAACATTCAGCGGGAAATTGAGCGCATCAAAATGACGTTGACATCCGAAGTATAG
- a CDS encoding P-II family nitrogen regulator: MFSCLGFEGIIIISNVCYLKMSTQNFENRGHCSMTVFEGEGTVRYTDSKNKHGSLNFPAMHTHVVKLEMAAESEDIESIVQTIQKHGHTGRKGDCIVFVTPIEQAIRIPDDEQGSDILN; encoded by the coding sequence TTGTTCTCGTGCTTGGGTTTCGAAGGTATTATCATAATATCAAACGTATGTTACTTGAAGATGTCTACACAGAACTTCGAAAATAGAGGGCATTGCTCAATGACGGTCTTTGAGGGCGAAGGAACAGTCCGATACACTGATTCAAAGAATAAACATGGCTCTCTGAATTTTCCCGCTATGCATACGCATGTAGTAAAATTGGAAATGGCAGCGGAATCAGAAGATATAGAGTCAATAGTTCAAACGATCCAAAAACACGGACATACCGGACGAAAAGGAGACTGTATTGTTTTTGTCACTCCCATTGAACAGGCTATCCGAATACCAGATGATGAACAGGGATCAGATATTCTCAATTAA
- a CDS encoding universal stress protein, which yields MINNILFPTDFSLNTRQALPFALNIAKKTRATIHILHSIEEPYDFAPLAQEIKEGVTNKVKRLFAELLQEINEDEIYSDIPIKTHIQTGRAINTILEAGQSFESDLIVMGTKGRTGLEKLLFGSTTAEVIQESKIPVLAIPKNAPVTGFDQILFTTDYHDGDLEALQYTVELAKLFKSRIRVFHTALESTLKTKCMFYGFKELVKESISYENIDFEEEKSITFFEGVANQIERHNMSLVVMIRYSKPFSLIGQKKQSKDMSYYIQAPLLVLPGQKNK from the coding sequence ATGATTAACAATATACTATTCCCAACTGATTTTTCGCTTAATACCCGACAGGCTTTACCCTTTGCCCTGAATATTGCTAAAAAGACCAGAGCTACAATTCATATTCTTCATTCTATTGAAGAACCCTATGATTTTGCTCCCCTCGCCCAGGAAATAAAAGAAGGGGTGACAAATAAAGTCAAAAGGCTTTTTGCAGAATTACTGCAGGAAATAAATGAAGATGAAATCTACTCCGATATACCTATTAAAACCCACATCCAAACGGGACGGGCGATAAATACTATTTTAGAGGCTGGTCAGTCGTTTGAATCCGACCTCATTGTAATGGGCACAAAAGGAAGAACCGGATTGGAAAAACTACTTTTTGGAAGCACTACAGCAGAAGTCATTCAGGAGTCAAAAATACCTGTATTGGCAATTCCTAAAAATGCCCCTGTAACCGGCTTTGATCAAATTTTATTTACTACTGATTACCATGATGGAGACTTGGAAGCGCTACAATATACAGTCGAGCTGGCTAAGCTCTTTAAATCAAGAATCAGAGTATTTCATACAGCTCTTGAAAGTACTCTCAAAACTAAATGCATGTTCTATGGGTTCAAGGAGCTAGTTAAAGAATCCATATCATACGAAAATATTGATTTCGAAGAGGAAAAATCGATCACTTTTTTTGAAGGAGTGGCTAATCAAATAGAAAGACATAATATGTCATTAGTTGTTATGATCCGTTATAGTAAACCATTTTCTCTGATCGGACAGAAAAAACAGTCAAAAGATATGAGCTATTATATTCAAGCTCCACTCTTGGTTTTGCCCGGTCAAAAAAACAAATAA
- a CDS encoding BCAM0308 family protein: protein MKNIDTNFKQERTRIFDNQRHDAYRTNKKHPDPTICSVCGSLYTNGRWTWDDIPEEASEVTCPACQRTEDNYPAGLIQLQGTFFDDHRDEIMNMIHNIKDMEISEHPLERFINISEKKDKTIITTTGIHLARRIGDSLVKAYEGYLNYNYDDEHLIRVFWQRDI from the coding sequence ATGAAAAATATTGATACCAATTTTAAACAGGAACGAACACGAATATTCGATAATCAAAGGCATGATGCCTACCGAACAAATAAAAAACATCCTGACCCTACCATTTGTTCGGTTTGCGGTTCGCTCTATACAAATGGACGGTGGACCTGGGATGATATCCCGGAAGAGGCGTCAGAGGTAACCTGTCCGGCCTGTCAGCGCACTGAGGATAATTATCCTGCGGGACTTATTCAGCTTCAGGGGACTTTTTTCGATGACCATCGAGACGAAATCATGAATATGATCCATAATATCAAGGACATGGAAATCTCCGAACATCCACTTGAGCGATTTATTAATATTAGCGAAAAGAAGGATAAAACGATTATAACAACTACCGGTATTCATCTGGCACGAAGAATCGGAGATTCCCTGGTTAAGGCCTATGAAGGATATCTAAATTATAATTATGACGATGAGCATCTGATCAGGGTATTCTGGCAACGAGATATATAA